DNA sequence from the Coffea eugenioides isolate CCC68of chromosome 9, Ceug_1.0, whole genome shotgun sequence genome:
ttgatttgtggagttatttggaaagctaagaggacctattgctctctctctcttgtttctaaggtgagttgtgaagaaccaccctcctcccttaattgatgcttaaatcttgatttttttttattatttttttaatataactatatatatatatatatatatattttttttagcttgaagtttttattttattatagcaAATCCACGAACCCAACAAATGGGAGTACATGCATATTCAAACGACTACGGTCTAACCCTTCTAACCATAGGCATCCCCCAAGCATCCATTTGACAATCCCCTCTAACCAACAATGGAAGTAAAGCCAACGTCTCATAAACCCTATCAGAGCCAGAGTCAGCTCCAACATTAGACAATCTGTCAGCCACCCTATTGACCTCTCTAAAACAATGAGTCACCGCATGTAAATGATGCCGGAATGCAATCAGCTCCTCAAACTCTCGTCGCAAAAACCAAGGAACCCTGAGCTCCCCTCGCACCATCCGGACCAAAAGCAAAGAATCAGACTCCACATGAATAGGAATAATGCCGCGTTGCACACACAGCTTCACTCCATATAGCATAGCTCTTAGTTCTGAATGCAAACTAGTCACATCGCCAGAAAAGCAAGAGAAAGCAAAGACAAAGCACCCCGCCGTATCCCGCAAAATACCACCCCCGCCAGATGTACCAGGATTACCCCTCGAACAACCATCAACATTCAATTTGGGAAGGGGAATAGGCGAAGTCCTCCATTTTACCCAACGTACCGTACTCGCTCTACGACACCTAGAAGCCAACCCAATAAGCTCCTCCCAAGACAACCTATGACCCGCCAGGCAAGGAAAGCGGGAAGAGAGAATATCTCGGAGCTCCCCCACAACCCTCAAATGAATGAGATGGGAGGAAATTCCCTTACCTTCAAAAACCCTCAAATTACGAGCCCTCCAAAGGTGCCAGCAAAccaaacaaggaagaaattggaaaatCAACCGCAAACAAGGATTAGACGTGGGATGAAGCCACCATACCGCCAGCGCATGCCGCACCGTGGAAACACAGGAACGCCCACCCACCCCACTTGTAAACGAATTCCAAACTCGTTTGGGCAAATCCCCATTGCAAAAAATATGATCTAAGGTTTCTTCCGCAGGAGCTTCACAGCAGGAGCACCGAGAGGGGCCATGCACCGCAAAACGGCGAAGCGTCTCCAAGACGGGGAGCCGTGCCGCAACCAACCGCAACATGAAAAAAGACACTTTAGAGGGAAGTAACGTATGCCAAATAGCCGCAGAAAAAGCCGACCTAATAGCAGGCTGCCGCACCAACTGATAAGCAGATGCAATTGAAAACACACCCGATTCGGTTAAATCCCAAACCATCTCATCTGGCCGCTGCGAGACAGGAGGAGAGATACCCAGAATGGATGAAACAATAGCAGGAGGGAGCCAATGACGCAACATAGAAATATTCCAACGACCTTGGTCAACAAAGTTCGCCACAGAGTGAGTCCCAAAAATCTCAACCTTGTCGCATAACGGACCAGATCCCATCCAATTCTCATGCCAAAAATCCACTGCTCCATTGCCCAAAACCCAGCGAACATGAGAATCCGCTAACGATTTGACGCCAACCAGCCTTCTCCAGATACCAGACTGCTCCCGAACCACATCTGCCTGACACGGGAGCCTGTCACTGAGATACTTAGCGTGCATGAAGGACGCCCATATGGAGGTGTTACAGCAAAAAGACCACCAAAGCTTTAAAGAGAAAGCATCAAAAATCGACTGTAGCGATCGCAATCCAGCTCCTCCTTCCTCAACAGGCTTAGTCAGGGCTGCCCATTTAATCCAGTGAAACCGAGGGCCGAAATCCGAGTTACCCCATAAGAAGCTACTAAAGATTTGTTCCAATTGGCTGACTACCCCTTTAGGGACCATAGAAGCCGCCATAATATGAATAGGAATAGAGGAGAGGAGAGAACACTTTTGATCAGAACCAACTTACCACCAGACGACAACAATCTACCAGACCAGGATAACACACGCCTCGACACCAAATTGCAGAGCTCTGAGAAAAAGTACAGTTTCGCCCTCCCAACATACAACGGACACCCCAAGTACTTAATGGGAAACGACCTCTCCTGAAAACCTGTAACCCGAGCAATAGCTCGTTTACGCGCCAAAGGCAGTTTCCGATCAACAAGAAAGCAACTCTTGTGATAGTTCACCTGCTGGCCCGATATACTGCAATAGGCATCCAAAGTACGCAGGATTACTTGTAAAGAGGCCTTCAAACCGCTACAAAAAATGATGACATCATCTGCATACGCCAGATGGGTAATCGGCGGGCAACCCCTAGGAACTTTGAATGGAACAAACGCTCGAAGACCCAGTAAAGCATTTAATGACCTAGACAACACCTCTGCACCCACAACAAACAGTGCCGGTGAGATAGGATCGCCCTGCCGTAATCCCCTGGTCGACTTAAAAAACCCCTTGGGAGATCCATTAATGATCACCGAGAACCACACATTGGACACCAACCGCCAGATCATATCAATCCACCGTTCACCAAATCCAAATCGACGCAACACTTGCATTAAAAAAGGCCACGAAACCCTGTCATAGGCCTTAGCCATGTCAAGTTTGAGAACAACATTACCTCCTCGACAAGGCCTCTGAATGCCAGAAATTAACTCCTGAGCTAATAAAAAATTATCGGCCATTTGCCGACCTTGAACAAAACCACTCTGGTTAGGAGAAATAATACCCGGCAACAGCTTAGCTAGTCTCCTCGCCAGTAATTTAGAAATAATTTTATTCACAAAGGAGCACAAACTAATTGGGCGAAACTGCGAAAAATCCTGAGGAGAGCTAACTTTGGGGACAAGAACAATGGATGTGGCGGTAATACTTTTCGGTAACTCAGCTCCACCAAAAAACCGACAAACAGCTGCAAAAACATCCTCCGCAACAATCTCCCAAGCAACCACAAAAAACTTCCCGGAGAACCCATCAGGACCAGCCGCACTATCCGCATCCATGGAGAAAACGACTTCCTTAACTTCCTCTAGAGAAGGGAATCGTTCTAATTCATCATTGTCCCGCTCAGTCACCACTTTGGGGATCACATCTAACCCATGAAAATTATTCGTACCCGACTGATCCGAAAACAAGCCCTGAAAAAAACTAACAGCCTCTCTCCCAATATCCTCTTCACTGCAAAGCCAATCCCTGCCAGAAGATTTAATACGATGAATAACGGATTTACTCCTACGTTCAGCCACCGTTgcatgaaaaaattttgaatttttatccCCATCCGCTAACCATCTGATTCTCGCCTTCTGCCGCCAAAACGAATCCTCATTTGCCTGCGCCTGAATCAGCCTAGCCCGCCGCTCACTTAAACAAATTTGATGCTGAACCGAAGGGTCCTCATCAAAACAGTTTTCCGCCTGTATCACCTCCTGCTCTGCCACCTTAACCATCTCAAAAATATCTCCAAATTCATGCTTAGACCATTCCCGCAGCACTTTCTTCAACTTTCGCAGCTTAGCTGCCAAGACATATAGAGGGTCACCCATAAAATCCACCTGCCAATTATGCTGAATGACCTCCAGGAAACTCTGATGAGACGTCCAACAATTCAAAAACCGAAAAGGCTTGGGCGAGTTATCCAAACGAGAAGACGCCGCCATCAATAAAGGTGCATGATCAGAAGGAGCCCTACCCAAGTGCAGGACCTCGTACATAATCCCCAAATCCAAAGCAAGTTGATCATATAGCAACCTGTCTAACCTTTTCCAAATACGAGCCTGACCCTGTCTATTATTACACCATGTAAATCTGGACCCTGAAAAACCCGCATCCAACAAGCCAGCAGAGGACATAAACGTCAACAAATCACCCCCCTCCCAATTTCTAAAAGGACGACCCCCTCTCTTTTCATCATCTGCCACAATCACATTAAAGTCACCCACCACAAACCATGGAAGTGAAACAGATCTATCCTCTAGCAACCCAGCCCAAAGCGCTTCACGGTCCACCACCGTCCATTTAGCATGGGCAAAGAAAAATATAACGGGAGCCACAAATAAAGTAGACTGAATTTGAACCGACACATGCTGATCCGACTCCCCTACTACATTACAAGAAACTGATCTATCGTAGAAAACCCATACCGAACCACAACTATTAACTATAACCGAGTCCATACTAAGCTTCAACTTAATAGAGTTTACATTAGATGGGGTAGGAGCCAGTTTCGGCTCACACACAGCAACCACCGGAATGTTGTACTGACGAATTAAATGTTTTAACCTACGTAAATTAGGAGCGCGAGACACCCCACGAATATTCCAAAAAAGGTAATTAATCATCAGATAGTGCAGAAAAAGAGTTAGAGGAAACTTTACTCTTAGAGCGCAACTGACGGTCAGACGGAAACATAGCACGCACACCCTTGTGCTTCCGATGAGAAACCAACTGGAAATTCTCCTCATGCTGCAAATCTGTTTGGACCTTTTGAATGATCGGGTCCAAGTTGAATATATCCACAACCAGGAACCCATGTAGAGCTTGAATGTGGTCGGAGCTTTGCCGCGGAGACAAACTCCCTCCTACAACTTCCGCTTGCCTAACCTGCACCTCGTCTATCACCTCATGCAGCTCAAATTTCTGCAGGTCACCAGCCCTGTCATCAGCCAACGGAACCTTCAGCATAGCCGACTCAGCAGCCTGCTCCTCCATCACCCCACCTGCTGGAACATCCACTGACACACTAGCACCAAGGCAAGGCTCCGCCCCAATCACCAAAGGAGTCAGACCAGCCCCCGACTGTTGCACAGGAGAGTCCGCAGCTCCCCTGACCAATTGCGAGACTCCCATATCAGCCGTCCCCACAAGTTGCTCATCAGGCTCCAGGGGAAGAGAGCTAGATGGGAAATCCCCCGCCACTTTAGAACCCACACCTGGTGAATTCCCCCCAAGGGCAGGATCCAAAGGACGATCCTCCATGGTGGAGTTCTTCTTTGGACGGAACTGCAACTGCACAGGCCGCTTCTCTGCACCAGACTTGACCACATCAGGAGGCCTTTGTTTTAGAGCTGGGTTCAGAACATGACACTCAGCTTGAGTATGTCCCTGCCGAAAGCAATGGCAGCAGTACTTGGGGAGGATTTCTGGGATTAACGTTTGCCAAAACCCATCGCAGTCACCATTACCAATCCACACTCGCGGAGGCAGCGGTTTGAGCAAATCAATCTCTACACACACTCTTGCAACACTTGGGCGAGACCCAGCCATAGTAGCAGCATCCATAAAAAGGGGAATCCCCAGGACACTCACAATCTGAAAGAGGCAATCTTTGTGGAAGTAATGCAAAGGCAGTTTAGGAAGTTGGAACCACACCGGTACCACCGAAGGCTCCTTGTCCACATGGAAGGATGGTGCCCACTTAAAAACCCTCATAGGAGACCCAGAAACATACCAGACCCCTCTAGACCACATTCTATGAAAGTCAGCTTCGTTTCCCATCTTGAGCAGAACATGCCTGGAATCTAGCAGACCAACAGAGGCCATCTCCTTCAAGTCTAGCGTTTTCATGAATTTTCGTAAGTTCTCCATGGACGGACGTCCCTTGGAGAATTTCCCCACCAAAGCAAATTCATATGGAAGTGCAAGGGAGGTGAGATCTGCTTGAGAGAAAACCACAGCCGGTTCCCCTCGATGAGTCGTCTGCGATGCTCTAACCGAGAGAGCCGGCCTATCCGAAGAGTTGTGGAAGAGATCAGAAAAGGACTTGCGCGGGAACGAAGGAACGGAGGAGGGTTGCCCCCCAACCTCAGGCTGGAGGGCAGCCATATTGTCCATAGAAGCAGGAATAAACCCTAGTAATGCAGCGGAAGAGAACGGCGCACTACCACTAATATCCGTTTCAAAGCTTtgtgcttaaatcatgattagtggtagtatgagatgcaatattatggattatttcttgatttatggttgaagtgatgaagttttattatttttggggatttttctgttttaatataagcatggttgtgtggctatctatgatgattggaaatggtatataatgattctagaaggtggaaaaagtggacaattgcaaacaatttctgttttggaagaaatttcagaaaattaggttttgtgaaggaacattctgcccgaattttcagctcctagttagaggccgaattggccttggcttaaaacataaaagttgtagggaatgacattttagaggtgtctacaaaattttaggtcaatcggagtagcgtagagtgagaaaattcgaaattactattgctattctggttttacccgaatgtaagaattgcgcctgtaattggttgtt
Encoded proteins:
- the LOC113782345 gene encoding uncharacterized protein LOC113782345; this encodes MDSVIVNSCGSVWVFYDRSVSCNVVGESDQHVSVQIQSTLFVAPVIFFFAHAKWTVVDREALWAGLLEDRSVSLPWFVVGDFNVIVADDEKRGGRPFRNWEGGDLLTFMSSAGLLDAGFSGSRFTWCNNRQGQARIWKRLDRLLYDQLALDLGIMYEVLHLGRAPSDHAPLLMAASSRLDNSPKPFRFLNCWTSHQSFLEVIQHNWQVDFMGDPLYVLAAKLRKLKKVLREWSKHEFGDIFEMVKVAEQEVIQAENCFDEDPSVQHQICLSERRARLIQAQANEDSFWRQKARIRWLADGDKNSKFFHATVAERRSKSVIHRIKSSGRDWLCSEEDIGREAVSFFQGLFSDQSGTNNFHGLDVIPKVVTERDNDELERFPSLEEVKEVVFSMDADSAAGPDGFSGKFFVVAWEIVAEDVFAAVCRFFGGAELPKSITATSIVLVPKVSSPQDFSQFRPISLCSFVNKIISKLLARRLAKLLPGIISPNQSGFVQGRQMADNFLLAQELISGIQRPCRGGNVVLKLDMAKAYDRVSWPFLMQVLRRFGFGERWIDMIWRLVSNVWFSVIINGSPKGFFKSTRGLRQGDPISPALFVVGAEVLSRSLNALLGLRAFVPFKVPRGCPPITHLAYADDVIIFCSGLKASLQVILRTLDAYCSISGQQVNYHKSCFLVDRKLPLARKRAIARVTGFQERSFPIKYLGCPLYVGRAKLYFFSELCNLVSRRVLSWSGRLLSSGGVVSQLEQIFSSFLWGNSDFGPRFHWIKWAALTKPVEEGGAGLRSLQSIFDAFSLKLWWSFCCNTSIWASFMHAKYLSDRLPCQADVVREQSGIWRRLVGVKSLADSHVRWVLGNGAVDFWHENWMGSGPLCDKVEIFGTHSVANFVDQGRWNISMLRHWLPPAIVSSILGISPPVSQRPDEMVWDLTESGVFSIASAYQLVRQPAIRSAFSAAIWHTLLPSKVSFFMLRLVAARLPVLETLRRFAVHGPSRCSCCEAPAEETLDHIFCNGDLPKRVWNSFTSGVGGRSCVSTVRHALAVWWLHPTSNPCLRLIFQFLPCLVCWHLWRARNLRVFEGKGISSHLIHLRVVGELRDILSSRFPCLAGHRLSWEELIGLASRCRRASTVRWVKWRTSPIPLPKLNVDGCSRGNPGTSGGGGILRDTAGCFVFAFSCFSGDVTSLHSELRAMLYGVKLCVQRGIIPIHVESDSLLLVRMVRGELRVPWFLRREFEELIAFRHHLHAVTHCFREVNRVADRLSNVGADSGSDRVYETLALLPLLVRGDCQMDAWGMPMVRRVRP